Proteins encoded by one window of Massilia sp. NR 4-1:
- a CDS encoding cation diffusion facilitator family transporter gives MQTKTTATTEHLHAHRDGDAKHAHFSEKRSQNALAIALFMTLGFAVIEVLAGFASNSLALISDAGHMVTDAASLGLALLAQLIAKRRPSSNYSFGFGRAEALAAFVNGLAMLAVVGWIVFEAIQRFAQPQPVQGGMVLVVAAIGLAINLVVAFVLSKDSDNMNTRAALVHVMGDMLGSVAALLAGGVIMYTGWMQIDPLLSILVSLLILKSTIAVLRESGHHLMEGVPSHIDYPQLGRDLEAVPGVLAVHDLHVWDMSPGHPALIGHVEIADLQQWPQILAAIKAMLLASHSIDHVTLQAEINGSCEH, from the coding sequence ATGCAAACCAAGACTACAGCCACTACCGAGCACCTGCACGCCCACCGCGACGGCGATGCCAAACACGCCCACTTCAGCGAGAAACGCAGCCAGAACGCGCTGGCCATCGCCCTCTTCATGACGCTGGGTTTCGCCGTGATCGAAGTGCTGGCCGGCTTCGCTTCCAATTCGCTGGCACTGATCTCCGATGCCGGCCATATGGTGACGGACGCCGCCTCGCTCGGCCTGGCCCTGCTGGCGCAGCTGATCGCCAAGCGCCGCCCTTCCTCCAATTACTCCTTCGGCTTCGGCCGCGCCGAAGCGCTGGCCGCTTTCGTCAACGGCCTGGCCATGCTGGCCGTGGTGGGCTGGATCGTGTTTGAAGCCATACAGCGCTTCGCGCAGCCGCAGCCAGTGCAAGGCGGCATGGTGCTGGTGGTGGCCGCCATCGGCCTGGCGATCAATCTGGTGGTGGCCTTTGTGCTGTCGAAGGACAGCGACAATATGAACACCCGCGCCGCCCTGGTGCATGTGATGGGCGATATGCTCGGCTCCGTGGCGGCACTGCTTGCCGGCGGCGTCATCATGTATACGGGCTGGATGCAGATCGACCCGCTGCTCTCGATCCTGGTTTCGCTGCTGATCCTGAAATCGACCATCGCCGTGCTGCGCGAATCGGGACACCACCTGATGGAAGGCGTGCCTTCCCATATCGACTATCCGCAACTGGGCCGCGACCTGGAAGCCGTGCCCGGCGTGCTGGCCGTGCACGACCTGCATGTGTGGGATATGTCGCCCGGCCACCCTGCCCTGATCGGCCACGTCGAAATCGCCGACCTGCAGCAATGGCCGCAGATCCTGGCCGCCATCAAGGCCATGCTGCTGGCCAGCCACAGTATCGACCACGTCACGCTGCAGGCGGAAATCAACGGCAGCTGCGAGCACTGA